A genomic region of Prionailurus bengalensis isolate Pbe53 chromosome D1, Fcat_Pben_1.1_paternal_pri, whole genome shotgun sequence contains the following coding sequences:
- the FZD4 gene encoding frizzled-4 isoform X1, whose protein sequence is MAWRGSVPSVLGAPGGVDLSLRLLLLLLLLLPGPARGFGDEEERRCDPIRISMCQNLGYNVTKMPNLVGHELQTDAELQLTTFTPLIQYGCSSQLQFFLCSVYVPMCTEKINIPIGPCGGMCLSVKRRCEPVLKEFGFAWPESLNCSKFPPQNDHNHMCMEGPGDEEVPLPHKTPIQPGEECHSVGTNSDQYIWVKRSLNCVLKCGYDAGLYSRSAKEFTDIWMAVWASLCFISTAFTVLTFLIDSSRFSYPERPIIFLSMCYNIYSIAYIVRLTVGRERISCDFEEAAEPVLIQEGLKNTGCAIIFLLMYFFGMASSIWWVILTLTWFLAAGLKWGHEAIEMHSSYFHIAAWAIPAVKTIVILIMRLVDADELTGLCYVGNQNLDALTGFVVAPLFTYLVIGTLFIAAGLVALFKIRSNLQKDGTKTDKLERLMVKIGVFSVLYTVPATCVIACYFYEISNWALFRYSADDSNTAVEMLKIFMSLLVGITSGMWIWSAKTLHTWQKCSNRLVNSGKVKREKRGNGWVKPGKGNETVV, encoded by the exons ATGGCCTGGCGGGGCTCAGTGCCGAGCGtcctgggggcgcccgggggcgTCGATCTCAGtctgcggctgctgctgctgctgttgctgctgctccCGGGGCCAGCGCGAGGCTTCGGGGACGAAGAGGAGCGGCGCTGCGACCCCATCCGCATCTCCATGTGCCAGAACCTGGGCTACAACGTGACCAAGATGCCCAACCTGGTGGGGCACGAGCTGCAGACAGACGCCGAGCTGCAGCTGACAACTTTCACGCCGCTCATCCAGTACGGCTGCTCCAGCCAGCTGCAG TTCTTCCTTTGTTCGGTGTATGTGCCAATGTGCACAGAGAAGATCAACATCCCCATCGGCCCATGTGGCGGCATGTGTCTTTCGGTCAAGAGGCGCTGTGAACCTGTCCTGAAGGAATTTGGCTTTGCCTGGCCAGAGAGCCTGAACTGCAGCAAATTCCCACCCCAGAATGACCACAACCACATGTGCATGGAAGGGCCGGGTGATGAAGAGGTACCATTACCTCACAAGACCCCCATCCAGCCTGGAGAAGAGTGCCACTCCGTAGGAACCAACTCGGATCAGTACATCTGGGTGAAAAGGAGTTTGAACTGTGTTCTCAAGTGTGGCTATGATGCTGGCTTATATAGTCGCTCGGCCAAGGAGTTCACAGACATCTGGATGGCCGTGTGGGCCAGCCTGTGCTTCATCTCCACTGCCTTCACAGTGCTGACCTTCCTGATCGattcttccaggttttcctaCCCTGAGCGCCCCATCATATTTCTCAGTATGTGCTATAATATTTATAGCATTGCTTATATTGTCAGGCTGACTGTAGGCCGGGAAAGGATATCCTGTGATTTTGAAGAGGCAGCAGAACCTGTTCTCATCCAAGAAGGACTTAAGAACACAGGATGTGCAATCATTTTCTTGCTGATGTACTTTTTCGGAATGGCTAGTTCCATTTGGTGGGTTATCCTGACACTTACTTGGTTTTTAGCGGCAGGACTCAAGTGGGGTCATGAAGCCATTGAAATGCACAGCTCTTATTTCCACATTGCCGCCTGGGCCATCCCTGCAGTGAAAACCATTGTCATCTTGATCATGAGACTGGTGGACGCTGATGAACTCACGGGCCTGTGCTATGTGGGAAACCAAAACCTCGATGCCCTCACAGGCTTTGTGGTGGCCCCCCTCTTCACTTACTTGGTGATAGGAACTTTGTTCATCGCTGCAGGTTTAGTGGCCTTGTTCAAAATTCGGTCCAATCTTCAAAAGGATGGGACAAAGACAGACAAGCTAGAAAGGCTGATGGTCAAGATTGGGGTCTTCTCTGTCTTGTACACGGTTCCTGCCACCTGTGTGATCGCCTGTTATTTCTATGAAATCTCCAACTGGGCGCTCTTCCGGTATTCTGCAGATGACTCCAATACGGCAGTCgaaatgttgaaaatttttatgtctttgctGGTGGGCATCACTTCAGGCATGTGGATTTGGTCTGCCAAAACTCTTCACACGTGGCAGAAGTGTTCTAACAGATTGGTGAATTCTGggaaggtgaagagagagaagcGAGGAAACGGGTGGGTGAAGCCTGGGAAAGGCAATGAAACTGTGGTATAA
- the FZD4 gene encoding frizzled-4 isoform X2, translated as MAWRGSVPSVLGAPGGVDLSLRLLLLLLLLLPGPARGFGDEEERRCDPIRISMCQNLGYNVTKMPNLVGHELQTDAELQLTTFTPLIQYGCSSQLQFFLCSVYVPMCTEKINIPIGPCGGMCLSVKRRCEPVLKEFGFAWPESLNCSKFPPQNDHNHMCMEGPGDEEVPLPHKTPIQPGEECHSVGTNSDQYIWVKRSLNCVLKCGYDAGLYSRSAKEFTDIWMAVWASLCFISTAFTVLTFLIDSSRFSYPERPIIFLSMCYNIYSIAYIVRLTVGRERISCDFEEAAEPVLIQEGLKNTGCAIIFLLMYFFGMASSIWWVILTLTWFLAAGLKWGHEAIEMHSSYFHIAAWAIPAVKTIVILIMRLVDADELTGLCYVGNQNLDALTGFVVAPLFTYLVIGTLFIAAGLVALFKIRSNLQKDGTKTDKLERLMVKIGVFSVLYTVPATCVIACYFYEISNWALFRSVVYFGWESLGALKTDAKWARVAPGMCAEPEYLGWTLGQGSRSMRNDPQKDRLNSI; from the exons ATGGCCTGGCGGGGCTCAGTGCCGAGCGtcctgggggcgcccgggggcgTCGATCTCAGtctgcggctgctgctgctgctgttgctgctgctccCGGGGCCAGCGCGAGGCTTCGGGGACGAAGAGGAGCGGCGCTGCGACCCCATCCGCATCTCCATGTGCCAGAACCTGGGCTACAACGTGACCAAGATGCCCAACCTGGTGGGGCACGAGCTGCAGACAGACGCCGAGCTGCAGCTGACAACTTTCACGCCGCTCATCCAGTACGGCTGCTCCAGCCAGCTGCAG TTCTTCCTTTGTTCGGTGTATGTGCCAATGTGCACAGAGAAGATCAACATCCCCATCGGCCCATGTGGCGGCATGTGTCTTTCGGTCAAGAGGCGCTGTGAACCTGTCCTGAAGGAATTTGGCTTTGCCTGGCCAGAGAGCCTGAACTGCAGCAAATTCCCACCCCAGAATGACCACAACCACATGTGCATGGAAGGGCCGGGTGATGAAGAGGTACCATTACCTCACAAGACCCCCATCCAGCCTGGAGAAGAGTGCCACTCCGTAGGAACCAACTCGGATCAGTACATCTGGGTGAAAAGGAGTTTGAACTGTGTTCTCAAGTGTGGCTATGATGCTGGCTTATATAGTCGCTCGGCCAAGGAGTTCACAGACATCTGGATGGCCGTGTGGGCCAGCCTGTGCTTCATCTCCACTGCCTTCACAGTGCTGACCTTCCTGATCGattcttccaggttttcctaCCCTGAGCGCCCCATCATATTTCTCAGTATGTGCTATAATATTTATAGCATTGCTTATATTGTCAGGCTGACTGTAGGCCGGGAAAGGATATCCTGTGATTTTGAAGAGGCAGCAGAACCTGTTCTCATCCAAGAAGGACTTAAGAACACAGGATGTGCAATCATTTTCTTGCTGATGTACTTTTTCGGAATGGCTAGTTCCATTTGGTGGGTTATCCTGACACTTACTTGGTTTTTAGCGGCAGGACTCAAGTGGGGTCATGAAGCCATTGAAATGCACAGCTCTTATTTCCACATTGCCGCCTGGGCCATCCCTGCAGTGAAAACCATTGTCATCTTGATCATGAGACTGGTGGACGCTGATGAACTCACGGGCCTGTGCTATGTGGGAAACCAAAACCTCGATGCCCTCACAGGCTTTGTGGTGGCCCCCCTCTTCACTTACTTGGTGATAGGAACTTTGTTCATCGCTGCAGGTTTAGTGGCCTTGTTCAAAATTCGGTCCAATCTTCAAAAGGATGGGACAAAGACAGACAAGCTAGAAAGGCTGATGGTCAAGATTGGGGTCTTCTCTGTCTTGTACACGGTTCCTGCCACCTGTGTGATCGCCTGTTATTTCTATGAAATCTCCAACTGGGCGCTCTTCCG ATCTGTTGTGTATTTTGGATGGGAAAGTCTTGGGGCTTTGAAGACAGATGCTAAATGGGCACGGGTGGCCCCTGGCATGTGTGCTGAGCCCGAGTACCTTGGCTGGACTCTGGGTCAGGGTTCTAGGAGCATGAGAAATGATCCCCAGAAGGACCGGTTGAACTCCATCTGA